From Streptomyces sp. HUAS MG91, the proteins below share one genomic window:
- a CDS encoding metalloregulator ArsR/SmtB family transcription factor — MAEGNDGQKAAQAMDAATADFLKALASETRQRVMLQFAGNVEFTVGEIAERCGLRSSTTSEHLSLLRRGGLVTSRREGKQVYYRADGATTSRRLADLQSYLARCCPPDCGT; from the coding sequence GTGGCCGAGGGAAACGACGGGCAGAAGGCGGCCCAGGCGATGGACGCCGCGACCGCGGACTTCCTCAAGGCGCTGGCGAGCGAGACCCGTCAGCGCGTGATGCTGCAGTTCGCCGGGAACGTCGAATTCACCGTCGGAGAGATCGCGGAACGCTGCGGCCTCAGGTCGTCGACGACCTCGGAGCACCTGAGCCTGCTGCGGCGCGGCGGCCTGGTCACCTCCCGGCGCGAAGGCAAACAGGTCTACTACCGCGCCGACGGCGCCACCACGAGCCGGCGCCTCGCCGATCTTCAGTCGTACTTGGCGCGCTGCTGCCCGCCCGACTGTGGCACCTGA
- a CDS encoding arsenate reductase ArsC: MSDKPSVLFVCVHNAGRSQMAAAWLTHLAGDRVEVRSAGSNPGKEVNPAAVEAMAEVGIDISAETPKILTVDAVKESDVCITMGCGDTCPVFPGKRYLDWKLEDPAGQGVQAVRPIRDEIKVLVEGLIAEIAPEPEA, translated from the coding sequence ATGTCCGACAAGCCCTCTGTGCTCTTCGTCTGTGTCCACAACGCCGGCCGTTCCCAGATGGCCGCCGCCTGGCTGACCCACCTGGCCGGAGACCGTGTCGAAGTTCGCTCGGCCGGTTCGAACCCCGGCAAGGAAGTGAACCCTGCCGCCGTCGAGGCCATGGCCGAGGTCGGCATCGACATCTCCGCCGAGACCCCGAAGATCCTGACTGTCGACGCGGTCAAGGAGTCGGACGTCTGCATCACCATGGGCTGCGGCGACACCTGCCCCGTCTTCCCCGGCAAGCGCTACCTCGACTGGAAGCTGGAGGACCCGGCGGGCCAGGGTGTGCAGGCCGTACGTCCGATCCGGGACGAGATCAAGGTTCTCGTCGAGGGCCTGATCGCCGAGATCGCCCCGGAGCCGGAGGCATGA
- a CDS encoding TIGR02391 family protein, with protein sequence MNIDIPWARAELAQFLALTELYRPPDPPGVVNFTSRLSNRGKNSEINASAHVVEQILDRVLPRWRTEVPDDRNKDVNRWYQHRDAAQRADAALQRDAEVRERLGDDAPQLSASTLHPWVWSGARSLWQSGHYREAVTAAARKVNAEAQNKVGRRDASETALFQSVFSKDDPKPGQPRLRLRADDGSDTFRSVQRGAAAFAEGCFAGIRNPNSHEDGLPELPENEALEQLAAFSVLARWVDAATLAT encoded by the coding sequence GTGAACATTGATATCCCTTGGGCCCGCGCCGAGTTGGCGCAGTTCCTTGCACTGACCGAGCTGTACCGTCCGCCCGATCCGCCAGGCGTCGTGAACTTCACCAGCAGGTTGAGCAACCGCGGCAAGAACTCCGAGATCAACGCCAGTGCCCATGTGGTCGAGCAGATCCTCGACCGCGTCCTGCCTCGCTGGCGTACCGAAGTTCCTGACGACCGCAACAAGGACGTGAATCGCTGGTACCAGCACCGCGATGCCGCGCAGCGCGCCGATGCAGCCCTGCAACGGGACGCGGAAGTCCGTGAGCGTCTCGGCGATGATGCCCCTCAGCTCAGCGCCTCGACCTTGCACCCGTGGGTGTGGAGTGGTGCCCGGTCCTTGTGGCAGAGCGGGCACTACCGCGAAGCGGTAACGGCCGCAGCAAGGAAGGTGAACGCGGAGGCGCAGAACAAGGTCGGTCGCCGGGACGCGAGTGAAACCGCCTTGTTCCAGAGCGTGTTCTCCAAGGACGACCCCAAACCGGGGCAGCCGCGCCTGCGACTCAGGGCAGACGACGGCAGCGACACCTTCCGCAGTGTTCAGCGCGGAGCCGCCGCCTTCGCCGAGGGGTGCTTCGCGGGCATCCGCAATCCCAACAGCCACGAGGACGGGCTGCCGGAACTGCCGGAGAACGAGGCACTGGAGCAACTCGCGGCGTTCAGTGTGCTGGCCCGTTGGGTGGATGCCGCCACTCTCGCGACGTGA
- a CDS encoding metalloregulator ArsR/SmtB family transcription factor → MSNSQMVELTVVEPDAQAAESVVPCCPPITAGELSVADAEKMAAMFKALSDPVRLRLFSKVASHAGGEACVCDISDVGVSQPTVSHHLKKLKDAGLLTSERRGTWVYYSVAPSVVAAMSAMLDLRG, encoded by the coding sequence ATGTCGAATTCTCAGATGGTGGAGCTGACGGTCGTGGAGCCGGACGCCCAGGCGGCGGAGTCAGTGGTGCCGTGCTGCCCGCCGATCACGGCGGGCGAGCTGTCGGTGGCCGACGCCGAGAAGATGGCCGCGATGTTCAAGGCGCTGTCGGACCCGGTGCGGCTGCGCCTGTTCTCCAAGGTGGCCTCGCACGCGGGCGGCGAGGCGTGCGTGTGCGACATCTCCGACGTCGGCGTCTCGCAGCCGACCGTCTCCCACCACCTGAAGAAGCTCAAGGATGCGGGACTGCTCACCTCCGAGCGGCGCGGTACGTGGGTCTACTACAGCGTCGCGCCTTCGGTGGTGGCGGCGATGTCGGCCATGCTCGATCTGCGCGGCTAG
- the trxB gene encoding thioredoxin-disulfide reductase gives MTATSPAAADDGIRNVIIIGSGPAGYTAALYTARANLKPLLFGSSIFVGGSLTTTTEVENFPGFPEGVDGPVLMDSMRTQAERFGAEMLDDDVVEVDLTGSVKTVTDSAGTVHRAKTVIIATGSGYRKLGLPKEDTLSGRGVSWCATCDGFFFRDRDIVVVGGGDTAMEEATFLTRFARSVTIVHRRSTLRASQVMQNRAFSDDKISFAFDSEIAELHEENSMLSGLTLRDTFEGSTRKVDATGLFIAIGHDPRTELFTGQLELDAEGYLKVDAPSTRTNIPGVFGAGDVVDHTYRQAITAAGSGCAAALDAERYLAGLADSEKALAAVTA, from the coding sequence ATGACCGCCACGTCGCCTGCCGCCGCCGACGACGGCATACGCAACGTCATCATCATCGGCTCCGGACCGGCCGGGTATACGGCCGCCCTGTACACGGCCCGTGCCAACCTCAAGCCGCTGCTCTTCGGCAGCTCGATCTTCGTTGGCGGTTCACTGACCACGACGACCGAGGTGGAGAACTTCCCCGGCTTTCCCGAGGGGGTGGACGGCCCCGTCCTCATGGACAGCATGAGGACGCAGGCCGAGAGGTTCGGCGCCGAGATGCTGGACGACGATGTCGTCGAGGTCGACCTGACCGGCTCCGTCAAGACAGTCACAGACAGCGCGGGCACCGTGCACCGGGCGAAGACGGTGATCATCGCGACCGGCTCCGGCTACCGCAAGCTCGGCCTGCCCAAGGAGGACACCCTCTCCGGGCGGGGCGTGTCCTGGTGCGCGACGTGCGACGGCTTCTTCTTCCGCGACCGCGACATCGTGGTCGTCGGCGGCGGCGACACTGCCATGGAAGAGGCCACCTTCCTCACCCGCTTCGCCCGCTCGGTGACCATCGTGCACCGCCGCTCCACCCTGCGTGCCTCGCAGGTCATGCAGAACCGGGCGTTCTCCGACGACAAGATCTCTTTCGCCTTCGACAGCGAGATCGCCGAACTCCACGAGGAGAACAGCATGCTGAGCGGGCTGACCCTGCGCGACACCTTTGAGGGCAGTACCCGCAAGGTTGACGCGACGGGACTGTTCATCGCGATCGGGCACGACCCGCGCACAGAACTGTTCACCGGACAGCTGGAGTTGGACGCCGAGGGCTATCTGAAGGTGGATGCACCCTCGACGCGTACGAACATCCCGGGAGTCTTTGGTGCGGGCGACGTAGTCGACCACACCTACCGTCAGGCGATCACGGCGGCCGGTTCGGGGTGTGCCGCTGCCCTGGATGCCGAGCGGTACCTGGCCGGCCTCGCAGACAGTGAGAAGGCGCTCGCCGCGGTTACTGCGTGA
- a CDS encoding DUF2180 family protein, with product MHCLDCHAQGTVATAVGVCHDCGAAVCEEHARVTDRSVRRGPVVGAPQEAVARTVRCTKCATAATAA from the coding sequence ATGCACTGCCTCGACTGTCACGCGCAAGGAACCGTGGCGACCGCCGTCGGCGTGTGCCACGACTGCGGCGCCGCCGTGTGCGAAGAACATGCGCGGGTGACGGACCGAAGCGTCCGACGCGGTCCCGTGGTCGGGGCTCCCCAAGAGGCAGTCGCCCGAACGGTGCGCTGCACCAAGTGCGCTACGGCAGCGACGGCCGCATGA
- a CDS encoding ArsO family NAD(P)H-dependent flavin-containing monooxygenase, with protein MTQECVDVVVIGGGQAGLAAGYHLRRQGLDFVILDAQPTPGGAWLHTWDSLHLFSPAAFSSLPGRPMPVQVGEVYPDARHVVEYLTEYEQRYELPVARPVRVHGVHRDGAHLRVESDSGTWRARAVVSATGTWWRPFLPAIAGRTDFGGRQLHTVDYRSPAEFAGQRVVVVGGGNSGAQIAADLAYDTELTWVTQRPARFLADDIDGRALFDAATARHRALDAGRTDTGGVASLGDIVAVPPVRAARDAGLLKASPMFDRLERGGVVWADGTRAEADAIIWCTGFRPALSHLGPLHLRGPRGHIATEGTRAADEPRLHLLGYGDWTGPASATLIGVGRPARDAAREIAGLLR; from the coding sequence ATGACCCAGGAGTGCGTCGATGTGGTGGTGATCGGCGGCGGCCAGGCCGGGCTCGCCGCCGGTTACCACCTGCGCCGCCAGGGCCTGGACTTCGTCATCCTGGACGCCCAGCCCACGCCCGGCGGCGCCTGGCTGCACACCTGGGACTCGCTCCACCTGTTCTCCCCGGCGGCGTTCTCCTCGCTGCCGGGGCGGCCGATGCCGGTGCAGGTGGGCGAGGTCTATCCGGACGCCCGGCACGTGGTGGAGTACCTCACCGAATACGAGCAGCGGTACGAGCTTCCCGTCGCACGGCCGGTTCGAGTCCACGGCGTGCACCGCGACGGAGCCCATCTGCGGGTCGAGTCCGACAGCGGTACGTGGCGGGCGCGGGCTGTGGTCTCGGCGACGGGAACATGGTGGCGGCCGTTCCTGCCCGCGATCGCCGGACGGACCGACTTCGGCGGCCGTCAGCTGCACACCGTGGACTACCGCAGCCCGGCCGAATTCGCCGGCCAGCGCGTCGTGGTCGTCGGCGGCGGCAACTCCGGCGCCCAGATCGCCGCCGACCTCGCCTACGACACCGAGCTGACCTGGGTCACCCAGCGCCCGGCTCGCTTCCTTGCCGACGACATCGATGGGCGGGCCCTGTTCGACGCGGCCACCGCCCGACACCGCGCCCTGGACGCGGGCCGCACCGACACCGGAGGCGTCGCCTCCCTCGGCGACATCGTGGCGGTCCCGCCCGTGCGGGCGGCACGGGATGCGGGACTACTCAAGGCGTCCCCCATGTTCGACCGCCTGGAGCGAGGCGGCGTGGTCTGGGCCGACGGGACCCGCGCCGAAGCCGACGCGATCATCTGGTGCACCGGCTTCAGGCCCGCCCTCTCCCATCTCGGTCCGCTCCACCTCCGGGGCCCCCGCGGCCACATCGCCACGGAGGGCACCCGCGCGGCCGACGAGCCCCGCCTGCACCTGCTCGGCTACGGCGACTGGACCGGCCCCGCCTCCGCCACCCTGATTGGCGTAGGACGACCCGCTCGGGACGCCGCCCGGGAGATCGCCGGCCTCCTGCGCTGA
- the arsB gene encoding ACR3 family arsenite efflux transporter, with the protein MTRTDAPVTATTEESSIVAKLSTLDRYLAVWILLAMGVGLGLGRLIPGLGDALAKVEIGGISLPIAIGLLVMMYPVLAKVRYDKLDTVTGDKTLMVSSLVINWIVGPAVMFALAWIFLPDLPEYRTGLIIVGLARCIAMVIIWNDLACGDREAAAVLVALNSVFQVIAFSLLGWFYLDLLPQWLGLGNGQGLDVPVWHVALNVIVFLGIPLVAGYLTRRVGEKKMGREKYESNFLPKIGPWALYGLLFTIVILFALQGDAITSQPLDVVRIALPLLVYFAVMFFGSFLLGKAIGLSYERTTTLAFTAAGNNFELAIAVAIATFGVTSGQALAGVVGPLIEVPVLIGLVYVALAWRKNFAPTQLTTTAKES; encoded by the coding sequence GTGACCCGCACCGACGCACCCGTCACCGCGACCACCGAGGAATCCTCGATCGTCGCGAAGCTGTCGACACTCGACCGCTACCTCGCCGTATGGATCCTGCTCGCCATGGGGGTCGGCCTCGGCCTCGGCCGTCTGATCCCCGGCCTGGGCGACGCGCTGGCGAAGGTCGAGATCGGCGGCATCTCACTGCCGATCGCTATCGGCCTGCTCGTGATGATGTACCCGGTCCTCGCGAAGGTCCGCTACGACAAGCTCGACACGGTCACCGGCGACAAGACGCTCATGGTCTCATCGCTGGTCATCAACTGGATCGTCGGCCCGGCGGTGATGTTCGCACTGGCATGGATCTTCCTCCCGGACCTGCCGGAGTACCGCACCGGATTGATCATCGTCGGTCTGGCCCGCTGCATCGCCATGGTCATCATCTGGAACGACCTCGCGTGCGGCGACCGCGAGGCCGCGGCGGTCCTGGTCGCGCTCAACTCCGTCTTCCAGGTGATCGCCTTCAGCCTGCTCGGCTGGTTCTACCTCGACCTGCTGCCGCAGTGGCTCGGCCTCGGTAACGGCCAGGGGCTCGACGTCCCGGTCTGGCACGTCGCCCTGAACGTGATCGTCTTCCTCGGCATCCCGCTGGTCGCCGGCTACCTCACCCGCCGCGTCGGCGAGAAGAAGATGGGCCGGGAGAAGTACGAGTCCAACTTCCTCCCGAAGATCGGCCCGTGGGCCCTGTACGGGCTGCTCTTCACGATCGTCATCCTCTTCGCGCTCCAGGGTGACGCAATCACCTCGCAGCCGCTGGACGTCGTCCGGATCGCGCTGCCGCTGCTGGTCTACTTCGCGGTGATGTTCTTCGGCAGCTTCCTGCTGGGCAAGGCCATCGGCCTCTCCTACGAGCGCACCACCACGCTCGCGTTCACGGCGGCGGGCAACAACTTCGAGCTGGCCATCGCCGTCGCCATCGCCACCTTCGGCGTGACGTCCGGGCAGGCGCTGGCCGGGGTCGTCGGCCCGCTGATCGAGGTCCCGGTCCTGATCGGACTCGTCTACGTGGCACTGGCCTGGCGCAAGAACTTCGCCCCGACCCAGCTCACGACAACCGCCAAGGAGAGCTGA
- a CDS encoding NAD(P)/FAD-dependent oxidoreductase — translation MEHTDLIIIGAGQAGLATAALARRYGFGRPLLLEAAAEPAGSWPDYYDSLTLFSPARYSALPGLPFPGDPDRYPTRDEVVDYLRRYAARLDADVRTRTRVTSVRREGGAWIVTAEDGTSWSARTVIAATGNYTTPNMPVLPGQDAFTGRVLHAAEYRGPEPFDGQRVVVVGGGNSAVQIAAELGAVAEVSLATRRPLGWMPQTILGRDLHWWLKYTRLDVAPIRRWLEKLPVSVLDDGRYRAALDRHGVDQRSMFARYEADGVVWDDGAKERVDAVLLATG, via the coding sequence ATGGAGCACACTGACCTGATCATCATCGGTGCAGGCCAGGCGGGCCTGGCCACTGCCGCTCTGGCCCGCCGGTACGGCTTCGGCCGCCCCCTGCTCCTGGAGGCGGCTGCCGAGCCGGCCGGCTCCTGGCCGGACTACTACGACAGCCTCACGCTCTTCTCTCCCGCCCGGTACTCGGCGCTGCCCGGCCTGCCCTTCCCCGGCGATCCCGACCGGTACCCCACCCGCGACGAGGTCGTCGACTACCTGCGCCGGTACGCCGCCCGTCTCGACGCCGACGTGCGCACCCGCACTCGCGTCACCTCCGTGCGCCGCGAAGGCGGAGCGTGGATCGTCACCGCCGAGGACGGCACGTCCTGGTCGGCGCGCACCGTGATCGCCGCGACCGGGAACTACACCACCCCTAACATGCCTGTGCTGCCCGGCCAGGACGCGTTCACCGGCCGCGTGCTGCACGCCGCCGAGTACCGGGGGCCCGAGCCGTTCGACGGGCAGCGGGTCGTCGTGGTCGGCGGCGGCAACTCCGCGGTGCAGATCGCCGCTGAACTCGGAGCCGTCGCCGAGGTATCCCTGGCCACGCGGCGCCCGCTGGGCTGGATGCCGCAGACCATCCTCGGCCGGGACCTGCACTGGTGGCTCAAGTACACGCGCCTTGACGTCGCGCCCATCCGGCGGTGGTTGGAGAAGCTGCCCGTTTCCGTGCTCGATGACGGCCGCTATCGAGCCGCTCTGGACCGGCACGGTGTGGACCAGCGCTCGATGTTCGCGCGGTACGAGGCCGACGGCGTGGTCTGGGACGACGGCGCGAAGGAACGGGTGGACGCCGTGCTGCTGGCTACGGGGTAA
- a CDS encoding metalloregulator ArsR/SmtB family transcription factor, producing MMTSVDTDLIRVLADPLRLQIVTLLARETLCTTHLVEETGARQTNLSNHLRVLREAGVVDTEPCGRFTYYKLRPDVIAQLAGQFAELAESARTAADNKRACP from the coding sequence ATGATGACGTCAGTCGACACTGACCTGATCCGGGTGCTGGCCGACCCGCTCAGGCTCCAGATCGTGACCCTGCTCGCCCGCGAGACGCTGTGCACCACCCACCTGGTGGAGGAGACCGGCGCACGCCAGACGAACCTCTCCAACCACCTGAGAGTCCTGCGCGAGGCGGGGGTCGTGGATACGGAGCCGTGCGGCCGCTTCACGTACTACAAGCTGCGCCCGGACGTCATCGCCCAGCTCGCCGGCCAGTTCGCCGAACTGGCCGAGTCCGCCCGCACCGCCGCCGACAACAAGAGGGCCTGCCCGTGA